In a genomic window of Clavelina lepadiformis chromosome 7, kaClaLepa1.1, whole genome shotgun sequence:
- the LOC143465653 gene encoding eukaryotic translation initiation factor 5A-2-like: MSEEDFGGGSSGAAETYPKQCSSLRKNEFVLLKGKPCKIVDMSTSKTGKHGHAKVHLVGLDIFDTKKYEDICPSTHNMSCPNVDRKEYQCIGIEEDYVTLMDEGGDTREDLKATPTQIGEIQAILDADDDCLVSVLKAMGKEQIMTVKKGSK, translated from the exons ATGTCTGAAGAAGATTTTGGAGGTGGCAGTTCTGGTGCAGCTGAAACTTATCCCAAACAATGTTCTTCTTTGAGAAAGAACGAATTTGTCCTGTTGAAAGGAAAGCCTTGCAAGATCGTCGACATGTCCACTTCGAAAACTGGCAAGCATGGTCATGCAAAG GTTCATTTGGTTGGTCTTGACATATTCGACACGAAAAAGTACGAGGACATTTGTCCTTCAACCCACAACATGAGTTGCCCAAATGTTGATCGCAAAGAATATCAG TGCATCGGCATAGAGGAGGATTACGTTACTCTCATGGACGAAGGGGGCGACACACGCGAAGATCTTAAAGCGACCCCCACCCAGATTGGTGAAATACAGGCCATCTTGGATGCAGATGATGATTGCCTG GTTTCCGTTTTGAAAGCGATGGGTAAGGAACAGATTATGACTGTGAAGAAGGGCAGCAAATAA
- the LOC143465391 gene encoding uncharacterized protein LOC143465391: MIDQSFITVVNVHENHWLLMVKSNDTKTIYVYDSFGKEPMEYIPRIKKHFGSFFRHYRKTTSEWRYCCRKHNEQQDFMNCGPLALMEAERYLCQNLFEDADFKADSTSCTLYRENFGNLLLNMTDESCLENYCLMCHDS; the protein is encoded by the exons ATGATTGATCAGTCATTTATCACTGTGGTGAATGTCCATGAAAACCACTGGTTGTTGATG GTTAAAAGCAATGACACTAAAACTATTTACGTTTATGACTCGTTTGGAAAAGAACCAATGGAATATATTCCTCgaataaaaaaacactttGG ATCATTTTTTCGACACTATCGAAAAACAACATCTGAGTGGAGATACTGCTGCAGAAAGCATAACGAACAACAGGACTTTATGAATTGTGGCCCTCTTGCATTAATG GAAGCAGAACGTTATTTGtgccaaaatttgtttgaagacGCAGATTTCAAAGCGGATTCAACATCGTGTACTTTGTACAGAGAGAATTTTGGCAACTTATTGCTCAATATGACAG ATGAAAGTTGTTTGGAAAATTACTGTCTCATGTGTCATGATTCATGA